The Roseibium sp. Sym1 nucleotide sequence CGCGGAGAACTGCCTGCGGACACTGCGGGCCGCCGGTGTAAAACTGGCACTGGACGATTTCGGAACGGGCTATTCGAGCCTCGGCTACCTCCACCGCCTGCCCATCGATTGTGTCAAGATCGACAGAAGTTTCGTCGCCGCGCTCAGCGAGCCGGTCGCCAGTGGTGTCATCACGTCGATCCTCAACCTGTGCCGCTCCATGCAGATCAAGTGCGTGGTGGAAGGTGTCGAAGAGCGCGACCAGCTTGCGGTCCTGGAAACCATGCAATGCCGCCTGGTACAGGGCTATTTCTTCTGCGCCCCAATGCCTTTCGAAAAAGTCAGAACCGCGCTGCAGAGCGACACGTCGCTTGCCGGTTACCCGCTTGTCAGCTCGGACGCTCCCGGAAAGGCCCGGCTGTCAAACACCAAGCCCCTTTAGAGCGCCGCGCAGCGAAGGCACCCGCATGTCCGTCCTCCATGCTCCTTGAAAAGACCCGATTTTCGGGCGGCGCTGCCAATCGTTAATTGGTCACGACAGCCTAGGAAGGGTAAATGTCCGGCGGAACCAAACGGCAAAAGGACATGCGCAAGGCCTTGCGCACCCTGCTTCCCAGGGTGCCCATGCGCGACGCCGAGGCCATCCTCGCCCTTGCTCTTGCCGGTCACCTGCGCCACCTGCCGCCGTCCATTGCGTTATGGCAGGCGACCACGAGCCACGTCCGTCACGAGATGACCGACTACGACACCTTGCTGGAGGACGGCTATGATCGCGATGCCGCGCGCTATTTCGTGGTTGGAGACATGAACGCGGTGCTGAAGGACTGGGGCTGCAACAAGGAAGTCTCGGACGACGCAGGCCCCTGACCTGCCCGGAAGCCCCGGCCAGGTCCCAAGTCTTCGACTGTCTCCAGCCTCGAACCTCAGGGCCGGCGTGCGATCAGGTCGATTTCCACCAACGCATCCACGGCCAGTCCCGAGACACCGACGCACGTCCTGCCCGGCAGCCTGCCGGCTTCGAAGAAGGACCGGTACGTGTCGTTCATGGCCCGGTAGTCCCGCTTGAATTCGGTCAGGTAGACCCTGACAAAAGTCACGTTTTCCAGACCGAGCCCCACGCCGCCCAGCACCAGTTTGAGGTTGTCCATGACCCGGACGGTCTGCGCCTCGATCCCCTCCGGCAACGGTGCGTCCGGATCATCCGGTAAGGTCGGCATCTGGCCGGTGACGAACACCCAGCCGTCGGCTTCGACGGCATGGGAGAACGGCGCGACCGGCTGCGGCGCGGCGTCGATCATGTGGTGGATCGGCAGCATCTCTAACTCCTCTGGAAACGGGCAATGCCGCCAGAGTAGCCACTCAGACGTTTTCGTAAATCCACTGTTCCGGAATATGGGCCGTGACGGTCTCGCCGGGGGCAACCGTCCCCGGCTTTTCGACGTAGCCGACCAGCCCCCGCAGGCGTCTGGCCTTTTGCGGAAACAGGAGATCCAGTCCCTCGCGTCCCGGATTGTGTTCCGCAATCGCGGCCCCCGCGAAGCGGCAGGGCATGTTGTCACCGTCCACCCGGATAACCGCGCCCCCCTCGAAGACCAGCCTGGTACGCGCCGGCAGCAGGGAGAACCTCGGAATGCCGGCGACACTGATGTTGCCGCCGATCCATTCCGGCTTCAGCTCGGGAATATCCATGCGTTTGGCGACGAGGCCAAGTTCCTCGACCGACAGGAGCGACAGCTGCCGTTCGTTGCACATTTCCGTTCCGCGCGGGTACCACGGTTCCCGGCCTCCGGACCGCCGCGTGAACCCCGCGTGCCGGTCACCGGCGATCCCCTCAAAGCCAAGCTCGAGCGTCCCGGTCGCAGTGGTCTGAAAGTCGTCGGGGGCCGCGGTCTGAAAGACGCCTTCCACCCTGCCGGATATCTTGAACTTCCGCGTAACCCGGAGTTCGTCCGGTAAAAGCGCGAGCTGGTCCATTGCAGAAACTCCTGTCCTTGTCCTCACCCTTTTCTAGGCACAGGTGGCAATCGAAACCATCAAATCTCTCTTATGGGTGTCATCACAACCGTAAATCGGTCCGGACCGGCCGCGTCCAGGCTTTCGACTTTGGTTTCATGATCGCCAAAATTTGGGCAGCATGCTCAAGTTTTCCGCTTTTGCCCAAGCCGAAGCCACCGCATCCTTCAAGTTGAAGGAAATGATTCGTGCAAGTTTTCTCAAAGTTCCACAAATGACCGTCAGCGAAGACATCTATGGCAGACTGATCAACATTGCAGGACGGCAGCGTATGCTGTCCCAGAGGATCGGATTCCTGTTCCTGACACTTTCCGGGCAGGTGGAGAACGGCCACGCTATCCCCGAAAACTTATGGAAAATGCTTGAAAA carries:
- a CDS encoding DUF2293 domain-containing protein, which translates into the protein MSGGTKRQKDMRKALRTLLPRVPMRDAEAILALALAGHLRHLPPSIALWQATTSHVRHEMTDYDTLLEDGYDRDAARYFVVGDMNAVLKDWGCNKEVSDDAGP
- a CDS encoding RidA family protein, encoding MLPIHHMIDAAPQPVAPFSHAVEADGWVFVTGQMPTLPDDPDAPLPEGIEAQTVRVMDNLKLVLGGVGLGLENVTFVRVYLTEFKRDYRAMNDTYRSFFEAGRLPGRTCVGVSGLAVDALVEIDLIARRP
- a CDS encoding MOSC domain-containing protein, with the protein product MDQLALLPDELRVTRKFKISGRVEGVFQTAAPDDFQTTATGTLELGFEGIAGDRHAGFTRRSGGREPWYPRGTEMCNERQLSLLSVEELGLVAKRMDIPELKPEWIGGNISVAGIPRFSLLPARTRLVFEGGAVIRVDGDNMPCRFAGAAIAEHNPGREGLDLLFPQKARRLRGLVGYVEKPGTVAPGETVTAHIPEQWIYENV